A region from the Desulfomarina profundi genome encodes:
- a CDS encoding PEP/pyruvate-binding domain-containing protein: MFKRLLQYYTDRKQNRERIALEELKARYHTFRIFLENNGRALELITGIDANLIRGEERDIRKATDELLGIISELIDGLNLLSDSSYTYLYPMHGQLSEKLFAALKELADLPGDRNYCIPLDELETESYLYTGRKAANLAQLRKIALPVPNGYVCTTHACKDFLGTNDLASEIRHLLRGVEQGQMDVATASNKIRQQIRQTALPEEIASALADSYDLLKESERETSNSDNTFAISVRSSGVSEDSIEHSFAGQFASILNVIGHQSLYDAYKQVIASGFSERAISYRMNAGLSPVDFNLAVLCQVMVPAKCAGVMFTVDPSDPSSNRMLISAVPGLGTLAVEGSAPADLYRPLRPAQFRSDLEEEIKPFPSGIISEDRAAQLMDGAQINTKTIREVATPSGGIHQETLSEEEAQASLLTLQELGKLVDYGELIESLEGRGQDIEWACSEKTGISILQARPLRLTAKGSRKRRQQDESEPLLTGICASSGKTTGQVQLINSSVDLAKLTYGSNNDLDKVPCILVLSQSIVDAASLIPKCAGTIVDIGNPTDHLSCIAREQGVPMITGAEKGSSTLKNGQWIILDADSGVVREAGPSLQDAAIKAHIKRHGKRPGRRPGTGGQADENTKKTISPEREKLRNMIVPLNLTDTYGATFSHLECRSFHDMIRFTHEMAVLSMFNTGDMIMDYAGGMLHPLEIGVPFSFLVIDVGGGIRRDKKSSLLKQLAIHKPLSTDDVLSVPLLALCEGLTTPGLSWHTEPDAGAMADVFSRGMFDKRGARPLGSFNYALAARDYLNLNARVEFHFAMLDAICGRDTHANYIRFRFKGGGAGMERSHRRALFLQIILEHNGFYTTVVGDLVTASLTGASKQTVYEQLIMLGRLFGFSRFLDGIMTDDNSPHLLANAFLEGKYDTREIAAASLEQLNS; the protein is encoded by the coding sequence ATGTTCAAACGACTTTTACAATACTATACAGACCGAAAACAGAACAGGGAGCGAATTGCCCTGGAAGAACTCAAGGCCCGTTATCACACCTTCCGGATTTTTCTTGAAAACAACGGCAGGGCCCTGGAACTGATTACCGGAATTGATGCCAACCTGATCCGTGGAGAAGAACGGGACATCCGCAAGGCCACCGATGAGCTCCTGGGGATTATTTCTGAACTGATAGACGGCTTAAACCTCCTTTCAGATTCATCGTACACATATCTCTATCCCATGCATGGACAGTTGAGTGAAAAACTGTTTGCTGCTCTTAAGGAACTCGCAGATCTTCCGGGTGATCGAAACTACTGTATCCCCCTGGACGAACTCGAAACGGAATCCTATCTCTATACTGGCAGAAAAGCGGCAAATCTGGCACAGTTACGAAAAATTGCCCTGCCGGTACCCAACGGTTATGTTTGCACAACCCATGCCTGCAAGGATTTTCTGGGTACTAATGATCTCGCATCTGAAATCCGCCATCTTCTCAGGGGAGTCGAACAGGGACAAATGGATGTGGCCACGGCCTCAAACAAGATCAGGCAGCAGATCCGGCAAACCGCCCTACCCGAAGAAATCGCCTCAGCCCTGGCCGATTCCTATGATCTGCTGAAAGAAAGTGAACGTGAGACAAGTAACAGTGACAATACTTTCGCCATATCGGTCCGCTCCAGTGGTGTCAGTGAAGACAGTATTGAACACTCGTTTGCCGGACAGTTCGCTTCCATTCTCAACGTCATTGGGCACCAGTCTCTTTACGATGCCTACAAACAGGTGATTGCCAGCGGCTTCAGTGAAAGAGCCATCTCCTACCGGATGAATGCAGGTCTTTCTCCAGTTGATTTCAACCTGGCGGTCCTCTGCCAGGTCATGGTTCCCGCCAAATGTGCGGGAGTCATGTTCACCGTAGACCCGTCGGACCCTTCCAGCAACAGAATGCTCATCAGCGCAGTCCCGGGACTGGGAACACTGGCCGTGGAAGGCTCTGCCCCCGCTGATCTGTACAGACCGCTACGTCCGGCTCAATTTCGATCTGATTTAGAAGAGGAGATCAAACCATTTCCTTCCGGAATTATCAGTGAAGACCGCGCCGCTCAACTGATGGATGGTGCACAGATAAACACTAAAACAATACGGGAAGTAGCAACGCCCTCGGGTGGGATCCATCAGGAAACCCTGTCGGAAGAGGAAGCACAGGCATCCCTTCTGACTCTTCAGGAACTGGGAAAACTGGTTGACTACGGGGAGCTGATAGAAAGCCTCGAGGGAAGGGGGCAGGATATTGAATGGGCGTGCTCCGAAAAAACCGGGATTTCCATTCTCCAGGCGCGTCCTTTACGCCTGACTGCGAAAGGGAGCCGCAAACGCAGACAGCAGGACGAATCTGAACCTCTTTTGACAGGAATCTGTGCCTCTTCCGGGAAAACCACAGGCCAGGTCCAGTTGATCAATTCTTCCGTAGACCTGGCCAAACTTACCTATGGCAGCAACAACGATCTGGATAAGGTTCCCTGCATTCTTGTCCTTTCCCAGTCCATTGTTGATGCGGCCAGCCTGATCCCGAAATGTGCCGGAACAATTGTCGACATAGGGAACCCCACAGACCATCTTTCCTGTATCGCCAGAGAACAGGGTGTTCCCATGATTACCGGAGCGGAAAAGGGCTCATCAACCCTGAAAAACGGCCAGTGGATAATTCTTGATGCCGATTCAGGTGTGGTAAGAGAAGCTGGTCCTTCTCTCCAGGATGCCGCAATCAAAGCCCACATCAAACGTCACGGGAAGCGACCGGGACGTCGCCCGGGAACTGGAGGACAAGCTGATGAAAACACGAAAAAAACCATATCTCCGGAACGGGAAAAACTACGGAACATGATTGTACCCCTGAACCTGACGGATACATACGGCGCCACATTCTCCCATCTTGAGTGCCGCTCATTCCATGATATGATCAGGTTCACCCATGAAATGGCAGTTCTTTCCATGTTCAACACCGGGGACATGATTATGGACTATGCCGGCGGTATGCTGCACCCCCTTGAAATAGGGGTTCCCTTTTCGTTTCTGGTCATCGATGTGGGCGGCGGTATCAGAAGAGACAAGAAGAGTTCCCTCCTGAAGCAACTGGCTATTCATAAACCGCTGAGCACAGACGATGTCCTCTCCGTTCCCCTGCTCGCCCTCTGCGAAGGACTCACAACCCCAGGACTTTCCTGGCATACAGAACCGGATGCCGGAGCCATGGCTGATGTTTTTTCCCGTGGTATGTTTGATAAACGTGGGGCCCGTCCACTGGGGTCATTCAATTATGCTCTAGCCGCCCGTGACTACCTCAATCTTAACGCCAGGGTCGAATTTCACTTTGCAATGCTGGATGCCATCTGTGGCAGGGACACCCATGCAAATTACATCCGTTTCCGTTTCAAAGGAGGCGGTGCCGGCATGGAAAGAAGTCATCGGCGGGCCCTCTTTCTGCAGATTATCCTGGAGCATAATGGTTTTTATACCACGGTAGTGGGTGATCTCGTAACAGCCTCCCTGACCGGTGCCTCCAAACAGACTGTCTATGAGCAATTGATCATGCTGGGTCGGCTCTTCGGGTTCAGTCGTTTTCTCGATGGAATCATGACAGACGACAACAGTCCACACCTGCTGGCCAATGCCTTCCTGGAAGGGAAATACGATACAAGGGAAATAGCCGCTGCATCTCTGGAACAACTGAATTCATGA
- a CDS encoding SLC13 family permease: MVPVVLTTEMIIVFVLLGLAMILFVFDLLRVDLVGLLMMVLLPLSGVVTPEEAVAGLSSDAVVSIIAIMIIGAGLKKTGVMNTVATQIIKIAGTGEKRIMLIVSATVAVISSLMQNIGAAAVFLPATMRISRQLKISAARILMPMGFCAITGGCLTLIGSSPLIMLNDLMAGWWESNGTPLTQDPFVPLKLFAITPIGIALLISMLLYFYFFGVKLLPSETCVHEDIGPEKRLQDIYGDVVGHGYELEVPVYFPAQTLGELELRPKYEITVVGIAKSESFVKNLAPKKHSLVEPGDVLWIISSEERIKRVAEDHGWRIKPEFEVFEKENSPEETGVMEGVVIPHSNLSQHTMEELRFRALYRVNPLAIVRGEHIILKDINVTKLRQGDTILLQGPWQQFELLRQKMDIALIGDIYGERLKPERSRCAVFFLFLSMILALSFEIKLSIALLTGALGVIITRIIRADRAYEAVDWRTVFLLAGLIPLGTAFEKTGAAAYIANQVLTFTGVPSPMVVMGVVAILTSFFSLVASNVGGTVLMIPLAMNLAADAGTNPIAAAVVVAISASNTFILPTHQVNALIMRPGGYRTKDYIRAGFGATVLFTVVLLVCLPFLFEL; the protein is encoded by the coding sequence ATGGTTCCAGTTGTTCTAACTACGGAAATGATTATAGTCTTTGTCCTTCTTGGCCTGGCCATGATCCTTTTTGTTTTTGATCTGCTCCGGGTTGATCTTGTCGGGCTTCTCATGATGGTTTTGCTGCCGCTTTCCGGTGTGGTTACTCCTGAAGAAGCTGTGGCGGGACTAAGTTCCGATGCCGTAGTCTCCATCATTGCCATAATGATAATAGGAGCCGGATTGAAAAAAACCGGTGTTATGAATACGGTTGCCACGCAGATTATTAAAATTGCCGGAACCGGAGAAAAACGTATAATGCTGATTGTTTCAGCAACTGTTGCCGTTATTTCAAGCCTTATGCAGAATATCGGTGCTGCCGCTGTTTTTCTCCCGGCAACCATGCGTATCAGCAGGCAGCTCAAGATTTCTGCGGCAAGGATCCTGATGCCCATGGGATTTTGTGCCATTACAGGTGGCTGCCTGACGCTGATTGGATCAAGTCCGCTCATAATGTTGAATGACCTGATGGCAGGTTGGTGGGAGTCCAATGGCACCCCCTTGACCCAGGATCCTTTTGTACCGCTGAAACTGTTTGCCATTACTCCAATCGGGATAGCACTGCTTATCTCCATGTTGCTCTATTTTTATTTTTTTGGTGTGAAACTGCTGCCTTCGGAGACCTGTGTTCATGAAGATATCGGTCCTGAAAAACGGCTTCAGGATATTTATGGCGATGTGGTGGGGCATGGTTATGAACTGGAGGTGCCAGTATATTTCCCGGCCCAGACTCTTGGGGAGCTGGAGCTCAGACCCAAATATGAAATCACCGTCGTCGGTATTGCAAAAAGTGAAAGTTTTGTGAAAAACCTTGCTCCGAAAAAGCACTCCCTCGTGGAGCCTGGAGATGTACTCTGGATTATCAGCTCGGAAGAGCGGATCAAGCGTGTTGCCGAAGACCATGGCTGGCGCATCAAGCCGGAGTTTGAAGTCTTTGAGAAGGAAAACTCTCCTGAGGAAACCGGGGTTATGGAAGGTGTGGTCATTCCCCATTCCAATTTGAGCCAGCATACCATGGAAGAACTCAGGTTCCGTGCTCTTTACCGGGTGAACCCGCTTGCCATTGTTCGTGGTGAGCACATAATTCTTAAAGACATCAATGTCACCAAGCTCAGGCAGGGGGATACTATCCTCCTCCAGGGTCCATGGCAGCAGTTTGAGCTTCTGCGGCAGAAAATGGATATTGCCCTGATTGGTGATATTTACGGGGAAAGATTGAAGCCGGAGCGCTCAAGGTGTGCGGTTTTTTTCCTCTTTCTGTCCATGATCCTGGCATTGAGTTTTGAGATCAAACTGTCGATAGCTCTTCTGACTGGAGCTCTCGGGGTGATCATCACCAGGATTATCAGGGCGGATCGAGCCTATGAGGCCGTTGACTGGCGAACGGTTTTTTTGCTGGCCGGGCTTATCCCTCTCGGGACCGCTTTTGAGAAAACCGGAGCGGCAGCTTATATTGCCAATCAGGTCCTTACCTTTACAGGAGTGCCGTCTCCCATGGTGGTGATGGGGGTTGTGGCGATTCTCACTTCCTTTTTTTCTCTTGTAGCCTCAAACGTCGGGGGAACAGTCCTCATGATACCACTGGCCATGAACCTGGCTGCTGATGCCGGAACGAACCCGATTGCTGCAGCTGTCGTTGTCGCTATCTCCGCTTCCAACACATTTATTCTGCCAACGCACCAGGTCAATGCTCTTATTATGCGCCCGGGAGGGTATCGAACAAAAGACTATATCAGAGCGGGCTTCGGGGCCACTGTCCTGTTTACTGTTGTTTTATTGGTTTGTCTGCCGTTTTTATTTGAGCTCTAA
- a CDS encoding M20 family metallopeptidase, with product MEKNSAIARALNFFDDGSFFALLADWVALDTGNPVDNGTTQMHQYLKEKITPFLEDMDFDCRMVENPLEPFAPFLIGRRIEDESLPSILIYGHGDTVPPMDGGWQEGLVPLVLTRRGNRWYGRGCADNKGQHAINLVALNCAISERKKLGYNVIILIEMGEESGSPGLHELCKREKKYLEADLLIASDGPRIDPDVITIFGGSRAVFNFDCSITLRKGGHHSGNWGGLLANPGIILSHALASMVDKNGKILIDGLRPESIPFSIRKAIEKLTVRGEKGPAIDSWWGEPGLSAAMKVYGWNTLEVLAFTCGTPDRPVNAIPPKAWARCHIRFTADSNPKKFLPAIRAHLDHHGFSMVEITEVPNNYGLATRMEPDNPFVRLATTSFEETLGEKVVFLPNLGGTLPNDVFANILGMPTLWVPHSYSGCNQHAVNEHILESVTREGLQLMTGLFWDLAEKIPVRA from the coding sequence ATGGAAAAAAATAGCGCCATTGCACGGGCACTAAACTTTTTTGATGACGGTTCCTTTTTTGCGCTGCTTGCTGACTGGGTTGCCCTTGATACCGGCAATCCTGTAGACAATGGAACGACGCAGATGCACCAGTATCTCAAGGAGAAAATAACCCCATTTCTTGAAGATATGGATTTTGACTGCCGCATGGTGGAAAATCCGCTGGAACCGTTCGCCCCTTTTCTTATCGGCAGGAGGATTGAGGATGAATCCCTGCCCTCAATTCTGATATATGGTCACGGAGATACCGTTCCTCCCATGGACGGCGGTTGGCAGGAGGGCCTTGTTCCTCTTGTATTGACAAGGAGAGGAAATCGCTGGTATGGACGGGGATGTGCTGACAACAAGGGACAGCATGCCATCAACCTGGTGGCACTGAATTGTGCGATCAGTGAGCGGAAAAAACTTGGTTATAATGTCATAATTCTCATTGAAATGGGAGAAGAAAGCGGGTCACCAGGTTTGCACGAGTTGTGCAAGCGGGAAAAAAAATATCTTGAAGCAGATTTACTGATTGCTTCGGACGGCCCAAGAATAGATCCTGATGTGATAACGATTTTCGGGGGCAGCAGAGCTGTTTTTAATTTTGACTGTTCCATCACTTTGAGGAAAGGGGGCCATCATTCCGGTAATTGGGGAGGATTGCTCGCCAACCCCGGAATTATTCTTTCCCATGCCCTTGCCTCCATGGTGGATAAAAACGGTAAAATACTCATTGATGGGCTGCGTCCTGAAAGCATTCCTTTTTCCATAAGAAAGGCAATTGAGAAACTGACGGTCAGGGGAGAAAAAGGTCCGGCAATCGATTCCTGGTGGGGGGAGCCCGGTTTGAGTGCGGCTATGAAGGTCTATGGTTGGAATACTTTGGAGGTCCTGGCATTCACCTGCGGCACTCCCGACAGACCTGTCAATGCCATTCCTCCAAAAGCATGGGCAAGGTGCCATATCAGGTTTACTGCTGATTCAAATCCGAAAAAATTTCTACCGGCAATCAGAGCTCACCTCGACCACCATGGTTTTTCCATGGTGGAGATTACTGAAGTGCCCAACAATTATGGTCTTGCCACCCGCATGGAACCGGACAATCCTTTTGTACGGTTGGCCACAACTTCTTTTGAGGAAACCCTTGGAGAAAAAGTGGTGTTTCTGCCAAACCTTGGTGGAACTTTGCCAAATGATGTTTTTGCCAATATCCTGGGCATGCCAACGCTCTGGGTACCCCACTCCTACAGTGGGTGCAATCAGCATGCGGTAAACGAGCATATCCTCGAGAGCGTCACCAGGGAGGGTCTGCAGCTTATGACCGGACTTTTTTGGGATCTTGCTGAAAAAATACCGGTTAGGGCATAA
- a CDS encoding ABC transporter ATP-binding protein, giving the protein MTILLEVEHLFVDLALPAGTLHAVRDVSFKVEKGKTLSLVGESGCGKSMTAMAVMGLLPPSASCRAAKIELEGENLQGLSENRMATYRGARMAMIFQEPMTSLDPCYSIGNQLVEALTEHQNVSVTEAEERAVYLLEKVGITGAGSRLKQYPHQLSGGLRQRIMIAMGLMCGPSLIIADEPTTALDVTIQAQILKLLSSIQKEFNMGMILITHDLGVVARVADDVVVMYCGEVVETGNIDEIFTNPIHPYTKGLLECIPVPGKTEPGKKLGSIPGIVPTPIGELWGCSFRNRCRSAVPECADKGLKLTQISDKRSFRCVRPGFSGDIKVGASGGTGAG; this is encoded by the coding sequence ATGACAATTTTACTTGAGGTGGAACACCTGTTTGTGGATCTGGCCCTTCCTGCCGGTACACTCCATGCTGTAAGGGATGTGAGTTTCAAGGTGGAGAAGGGTAAAACCCTGAGTCTCGTGGGGGAGTCGGGCTGCGGGAAATCCATGACGGCTATGGCTGTTATGGGACTTCTTCCGCCTTCTGCCAGTTGTCGTGCAGCAAAGATAGAGCTTGAAGGGGAAAATCTCCAGGGACTCAGTGAGAACAGAATGGCGACTTATCGGGGAGCCAGAATGGCTATGATATTTCAGGAACCCATGACTTCTCTTGACCCCTGTTATTCTATTGGCAACCAGCTTGTTGAAGCATTGACTGAGCATCAGAATGTATCAGTTACTGAGGCTGAGGAAAGAGCCGTTTATCTGCTTGAAAAAGTGGGAATAACTGGTGCAGGATCAAGACTTAAGCAATATCCCCATCAGCTTTCAGGAGGATTGCGGCAGAGGATAATGATTGCAATGGGACTGATGTGCGGGCCTTCTCTAATCATTGCAGATGAGCCCACAACGGCCCTTGACGTGACTATTCAGGCGCAGATCCTGAAGTTGCTTTCCTCCATCCAGAAGGAATTCAACATGGGGATGATTCTCATTACTCACGATCTGGGTGTGGTGGCCAGAGTCGCCGATGATGTGGTAGTCATGTATTGTGGAGAAGTGGTTGAAACAGGTAATATCGATGAGATTTTCACCAATCCTATTCATCCCTACACTAAAGGGTTGCTGGAGTGCATTCCGGTGCCCGGCAAAACAGAGCCGGGTAAAAAACTGGGATCAATTCCGGGTATCGTACCCACTCCCATCGGTGAATTGTGGGGATGTTCTTTCCGGAACCGGTGCAGGTCTGCCGTACCGGAATGTGCTGACAAAGGGTTGAAATTGACACAAATATCAGACAAGCGGTCATTCAGGTGCGTACGACCCGGTTTTTCAGGGGATATAAAGGTTGGAGCGTCGGGTGGCACAGGGGCAGGCTGA